The Lycorma delicatula isolate Av1 chromosome 2, ASM4794821v1, whole genome shotgun sequence DNA window tattttttaatgcagAATGGTTTAAGTGAGGATTATGCTAATAAACATGTAGAAAAACATTCAAGCCTTGATAGGGTACTTAAaggtaagttaataaaattaaatttgtgtgataaaacaaaaataaatacattattggCCAAAttagacaatatatttttttgttttggatattGGGATTGggagtatattttattgttacgtaaaaaaatttgcCAATATAGCTTACttctttttatcacattttaaataacatagaCTGTCACCGTTAGCAATTGAAACACAAAAAGCAATAATTACTTTCTTGAAAGGAAAATACATCCAGTATTCACCCCGGAAAGAAAAATGTACATGAAGTAAGGTGGAAAATACCATGCTGTTAAAAGTGTCCATGTTCTCCAGTGATTAATCTATAGGAATGTAGTTAACCCATTTATTAAACATCACTTCCTATCTTTAAATGACAATCTTATAACTTTGCCCAGTTAAGTTGTGTCAGTGTGGAGAGTTCTTCATGTAGGAATAATTGTTAAGGTTATTATTTGCTAtttgcaaatagggcacactaaTCTAACTCAAGGGCATCTCATGAATCAGATTGATGTATTCGTTTTTGTTCACTGTGACTGGCAAGTAATGGTATACCATATCCCTGTGGATTGTGTCTATTATCCAGCATTgcatcggaaatttaaattatcaaatttatattatttattgattgtcTTACTATTTTTAAGGCTGTGcatctgtattcaaatatttgattattactcTGTGTTTCatctatttatgccatttggtgTATGCCAGATGGTAATCTTGTTTTAAGATAGATTTTAATGTagtatttcattgtggttttattttaccCTTAGCGTACAGCATAGGTACTTTACACCTATGCTACACTGAATGAGGAATACTTTTCATTATGATATCACATGTTTAAATTGttgatattgttttatattgctgttatttaattttaaagtttggtGTTATTAGCTTAAATTGTTTACTATAGTAATATTACATCCAGGCACTGATAATAGCATTTTGTTGTGCGTCCAagaaaaaaacctaattttatatatccttatttttttaatatattactaccCAAGATAAGCTAGGAGTTGTGGATCCCCCACACATCATAACAAGATACTGATTACCTTTGTGCCAAAAACCCAGTGAACTCACTATTATTTTGCATAAATGGCctttttatttcagtgtttataaaaatactgaaattgtcatctattaatttttgaatttattttattagattacttttgtttttcttcatagaacatttttaataatttgaataataagatGAATTGActtgcatttttaatttacagaagcAATATCTCGTGACAAAGCATCATGGTCTGAAGCAGCTAGAAATGATCCAGATTTTTTAACTCTTGATGAATTCCTTGCATTTCGACATCCTGAGTCTAGTCATATAACTATTCTTGGACTGGTAGAAGAACTTCTTGATAAATTAGGTTATTTCCTTTATACAATAttagtagaaatttatttttattgtggatTGTTTTATCTTTCCTTTATTAGTTAACTTTACTTcctaaaatctaaattaattaaaatttcctcttTGAAACATTTTAGTTGAATAACACATGCATTgatgatgtaatgtttttttttttattattattattttggttcaTTTTTACCTAtagttactattaaattataatttaagattattttacgaGTTAGATTAGCtatatactattttaatgaaaactattgcATAAAATCCTGTGACTGAATTCTTACCCTGCATTTTGAATATTATCAAATTCATTCTATACCACTATTTTCTGTTAATAGTGTAAATATAATAGTGTTCTACTATATTTATCTTGACAATTATCtgttcttttgtttatattttaaatgaatttatagaattattattctacatatacaaaataatcacttctaaattttgatttaattttagcaAGTAAGCTTAACTTTAAAACACAAAGTAATTGTTTAGTATGTTAAAGTTAAACTTGTTTTATACCACATTCTAATAATTGCTACCAAACATAATAtgaggtattttttatttgattatgacACAAATTGTTGACAGAcgttcaaaagaaaaataaagccaTTACTGCTTAAACATTTCTCTCATGTTATGAGGTTCAAGGTGACAACTTTCTTGAGATGAAGTGAGAGTTCATAATCATACACATAAGAACAATACTTTGTGTGGTATCAATGCATTTACAATCAGTGCAATGATACCACAAGTTATTCACAATcgctataaaaaaattgaaaaatcttattatgaaaaataataacagcagCCATTAATCCTTGAGTAACCCTGATGAAGGGTTTTTAAGCGGCTGAAGGTTTCCATAAAGTTTgatgtttgttaataaaaattaaaaaagtaatcttccataatatttttttgtaaaaatgtagattaaatgTTCTAAATCCAACAGATAAAATGTGTGGGAGATAATTGGAAAGtaaagataagaaaatattttttaagcattttaacTAAGATTGAATTATAGAACATATTGCTTTTGCTTTTAGAACATATTTTTCATCATCAGTACACGATGTTTGTCAACATTCTCCTCTATTTCCAGTCAGATTTCTAAGATTCTGGTAGATTCAGTTTCCTTTTCAACTGTCTATAATTATTACAtctttctaaattctttttttctcctttctttaGCCCTATTTGAGTGAATGTTTCTCATCTCATGATATGCCCCAGCCAGTTAGCTTTCCTATTTTGATATGTTCTGATTAAGCTACCATCTTCATTCCCTTCattactttatcatttttttactgtgtttatttCTCCAATTTCATCTTAACCAGTCTCCTCTGTACTGATATATTAAATTCTTCCaaccaataatattattattattaactgtgtTGGATATGTTTTATCTGGAGTGGTGGGGGTTCGTAATTGCGCTGCCTCCACAGTCAGTGTTGTTTAAGACCTCAACCACGACCGAGTTCCAGCTCGGCTAGCGGTAATCGTATCttaatttacctttattattaatgtacaactattgatattattatttttcaaattttatgttaacatcAAGAAATAGTGTATCTTATTTATGGAATTCAATTATAGCTGTAGttagtttttcatttctaaacACTTTATGAACTTTATTCCTACCTTAATCATTGACACCCTGTGATATGAACCTTATATGAGATTACAATCCATTCATTACATCTTAAAACACACAACTTCAGGAAAGAGAGGGGTTCTTAATATATCTTGTTTGTGCACATTGAAGCTTTTTACCAAATGCATTGATTTCGgtgattctattttattttatagaagaagTTTCTTTGTTGGTAAGTTTCCCGTGGTAAATTCCTTTTAGCTTACTTAAATTGAAGaatatttaagtgaaaaattacatagattttgtatatttgtttgtcaTCATCACTGCTCAGAATTAGTTACTTATTGTAGTATTCAATAATtagtaaactgtaaataataattaaggattacatttttaatatatttttagtgtagTTATGTTTGATAAGTATTTTATCATGAATCTTCAAGAAAATTGGTTGgaaaagtttttgttaatatgtctaaaatataaaaagtagatttaaaaatgacCCAAGAAACTCTGTgactttatattttatgtgaatGTATAAAGTTAAggtaaaataatagatattcCTGTATTTGCAAGTCTCATAATGCAAGCTTGGGTTAGGAGTCTCTTTACATGATTTTTGCATTCCTCTCTGGGCTATTATCAAGATCCAGGTTTCTCACGTTTGCATTTTGTTCAATCAGCCTTTTTTCTTACAGGTAGCATTATTTGCTTGCcatcatttaaaagaataatagtaaaattaaacaaacttaaaataaagtaatgtaacCAATTTTTAAAGATGctctgaaaagttaaaaaaaaaaattatactttaatctcttcttaaaaatctcaaaatttttgaaatcggTATCAAATTAAGAATCAGTAAGTTattagttgtttctttttttaaactgacattGAAAATTAATCCAAAGAAGAATTGTAAAAGTATTATCGTTTcactttttgtatatatttttttaaattcaatttgttttttaattacctttagtacatataatgtttttcatttcttaaatgtTAAAGTTGTGATTCATTGACTACTCGTGGAAATAGTTATTGTATTAGTTCatgctgttatttttatatttctttcatattttggtTTAGTATTACTGTGAGTTATTTGTaggaattattataatattaatatacctaCCATTCTTAACCTTCCTTTCCTATAATTTCTACCTAAAGTTTAAAATCACAATTAATGAGGACATGAGTAACGATAGCATGAGGTAGTCATGCTATCTATACACAATAATCAAAAAGTCAATATGTGTAATCAATAATTACACAAACATGACTGATTTTAGATATCTTTAAAGAGAAATATTGGCTTATATAATGAATAGTAAGAAAAATTGGATTGGATGAGAGTGAAAACAACTGTTTACTGAGGGATAGCACTAAGGGGAAGgagaaatgaataaaagaataagGATGAAGAATTTTCCAGATTGCTGACAACTTAAAGGTAAAATAAGAAGACTATAAAGGGATGATTGGACATTAGTGAACAAAGCGAAATGTAAGGCTATCATAAAAAGCTGTGTTAATATCATGTATTTATGAAGTTAATAACTTTAatcattctttttcctttttgcaGATAggaatgatgatgatattttgACAGAGGATGAATTTGCTCAACTTAAAGTGGGTGATAATGGAGAAGCATTGTTATCACAAGGTGAAAAAGAAAGGAGAGAGGAATTCCGTACTTTAGTTGATACAAACAGTGATGGAAAAGCAGACAGAAAGGAGCTTGTGGTtggtaatttttgttataatttagtaatcattttgaaaatgaactaatttagttaattctaatttttttttcacagaagattttatatagtttcattattgatgttttttaattcagtgattgtttttgttactgtgtttatttatatttatttatgtttttattaaggaaaaggaaaaattggACTTTTAACCTTATGTGTCTTGGCTTTCGATATTACTGTTCTATGAAGTGTGATCTGATGAAAGGGCAATCTTTGTATTCTGTGAATAGAAGACGATAACATAAAAGTTATCAACGCAGACAAGTGAAATTTTAGGATCTTTTCCATTAAGTGGCAGCATTTGCATTCTGTTGGGAATAGTGTAAATACGCCTCAGTATGGGATGGAATGATATACCCGCATGGTGACAGCTATATCATGATGGTGTGTCATTACCTTATTTACAATACTCCATTCCTCAGAAATCATTCATGTGAATTGAAGCCTTCATTTATTGTTGtcgttattttcataaaaacattatttttatttgctaaaatgaatTTACTGCAATTGATCGGtcaatatatacattatatccCTTGATcatatttgtatatgtttttattttatgataccaAGGGCgacttgatttttttatgaattgttatattagtatgttttttatttactgatgtttCATTTtggttgtccttgtttattttaatattgacatcaaaataatttaatattctactgcacaggtcaataaaaaaataaaaatttagaactgAGATAGAAGTAGGTGaattaggatttattttttatgctgactcttaaaataaaatcagttttcctTCATCATCTgagaattttagttaaaatattgagaataatacaataaaaaaaaataataatataataattacaattaaaattccacctttattttgcagacatttacatttatcttgatttattttttcttattttccttttgtatttggtgaagtcttctctttttatcattcaGCAGTAGTCACTtttagattcatcccatctgccttgataacgttgttccatctgtaatatatcttggtggaacttTCTCCTTGTTTGTCTCTGAtatcacccaagtttaaagggaaaaagtccaaatgagaatataaaaaattaatttttaatgacattctaCAGTCtgaatttttgtagttcactaagaattcatttataagccgatcatggttttcagcttttttgtttccatGAAAACCAGTAACACCATCTTTGAATGACTTtcatgctgctagttcttcaGAATTCactttgctgtcaaatatattttcacaaattaaatttcttatttgtggcccaatgAATATTCCCCCTTATAATTTGATTTCACTTAATTGTAAAAAACCtcaactaaatatttaaagcaatcTCCATCTTTTTCTAATGCTTTTACAGAATTCTTCATCAgccctagttttatgtgtagaaatggtaaaataatacgatctgctttGACAAAGGGAATATTGGCAACATTtgcctttcctggggtaaactgatttctttttggccagtctttaactgcatagtgtttatctgtagcccgactatcccacaaacacaaggaacaaatatattttgtaaagccactctggagactgAAAAGAAAACCcacaccgggtttgtctagtggtgaactcgtcattgcaaatcaactgatttcgaagtcaaatgttctaaggttcaaatcctagtaaaaaaagACAGTTACtgatatggatttgaatgctagatcgtggataccggtgttctttggtgattgggtctcaattaaccacatgtctcaggaatggtctacctgaggctgtacaagactacacttcatttatattcatacatatcgtcctcattcatcctctgaaatactACCTTACTGTATTTTtggaggcaaaacagaaaaagaaagaccaaGAAGAAGCCCTATTACTTTCAGGTCAGCAGTGATTCACCAACAGTGTTCATcttacttaatagcttttaaaatttttgacatactttcatatgtttctttcattccttcaGCATGTGCTAACagtataaaagaaaactattcaagttatgcaacaaccttgcctttaagcttctttttgatgattGTATAAGTAAACgtcaatcatgaataacatattccaTGTCCAGTTCAGACGTTAGCTCCCTAacgtctctctcttttttcctgtttagcctccggtaactaccgtttagataattcttcagaggatgatatgtatgagtgtaaatgaagtgtagtcttgtacattctcagttcgaccattcctgagatgtatggttaattgaaacccaaccaccaaagaacaccggtatccacgatctagtattcaaatccgtgtaaaaataacttgctttactaggacttgaactcccTAACGTCGTGGCAGCAACAAATTACACCatctcttataaaatatttcagtaaattttcatttcgatttccatatacttaaattttaatatcctataaattccattctttaagatgtgaacctaggagttctaCATGTCAttttgacaaatacaagtcaTGAATTAGGTCATTCAGTTCCGCTTGTGTGGTGAAGTGAGGTTCAGTATTGATTCTTCTGgattgtaattaatatctattgatgTTGAGGATTCATTGGTTGAACCgtctggggaatcagaaatttcttacCAAGAAGTTTGAGCAGTCAGGGTCTGTAAATCGATCTCATAGCTGAACAAACATTTGTGTATGTAATACtgctttttttgtttgaattgaaaccagtaacatttgttaagcaaaaatagcagtcatcataatggttagtaagCTCTCACCAAAACATAGGTACCCTAAAATCAAATgctcttattttccttttaaattgttttttccttttaatgaatgaaaataatctgtaatattacagaaatacttacttaattataaaaataattaagagttaatttataaatatttaattacttaaaatacttcataaaattgtttcaccatggagtgcaatagAACACAGCACGAAACAAACATGTGTGTGCATGCGCATGTGtgtgtactgtattttttatgatcaaaaacaaacttgaacaactcaagtacagaattactaagtaaatgaaatgacacttaccttaatttttctgtttctttattccAACAGcactttcacaggatcccgcatcatcagttgcatataaattatataaaatgatatatcaaacataacattttttttttaaataaaaattataagatataaaaagattataagattaaaaattaaaatattaaaattactatcatatatacaaaacatgaagtcaattaaataaaataactacatatatttaaatatgatgtcaattaagaattaaaaattaaaattaaatttaaaaatgaaataatagaaaattt harbors:
- the myd gene encoding stromal cell derived factor mayday isoform X2; translation: MQENYGLFMSIDVDPRNGLVSWEEYHKYFLMQNGLSEDYANKHVEKHSSLDRVLKEAISRDKASWSEAARNDPDFLTLDEFLAFRHPESSHITILGLVEELLDKLDRNDDDILTEDEFAQLKVGDNGEALLSQGEKERREEFRTLVDTNSDGKADRKELVMYIDPKNPRHAKEEAISLVALADTSHDGKLSLQEVLSKVDLFLGSKMVDTARSFHDEF